One window from the genome of Vicugna pacos chromosome 21, VicPac4, whole genome shotgun sequence encodes:
- the TNFSF18 gene encoding tumor necrosis factor ligand superfamily member 18 isoform X1 produces MCSSLANFCFPQLPFLQRMSLSHMENMPLSHSGPQGAQRPSWKQWLLYSTTIVLLLLCSFSTLIYTLLPLKTANEPCVAKFGPLPSKWQMASPEPSCVNKTADWRLKILQNGLYLIYGQVAPNTAYKGHAPFEVLLRRNGDTIQALTNSTTVQNVGGAYEFHAGDAIDLIFNEEHQVLKNNTYLGIFLLANPQFIS; encoded by the exons ATGTGCTCATCACTTGCGAATTTCTGCTTTCCACAGCTCCCATTCCTGCAGAGAATGAGTCTGAGCCACATGGAGAATATGCCTCTAAGCCATTCAGGTCCTCAAGGAGCACAGAGACCATCCTGGAAGCAATGGCTGCTCTACTCAACAACAATCGTTTTGCTACTGCTTTGTTCCTTCAGTACGCTCATTTATACTTTGCTCCCACTCAAG ACTGCCAACGAGCCCTGTGTAGCGAAGTTTG GACCGTTACCTTCAAAATGGCAAATGGCCTCTCCCGAGCCTTCTTGCGTGAATAAGACAGCTGACTGGAGGCTGAAGATACTTCAGAATGGCTTGTATTTAATTTATGGCCAAGTGGCTCCCAATACGGCCTACAAGGGGCACGCTCCTTTTGAGGTGCTGCTACGGAGGAATGGAGACACCATACAAGCTCTCACGAACAGCACCACAGTCCAGAACGTAGGAGGGGCTTATGAATTCCATGCTGGAGATGCAATAGACTTGATATTCAACGAAGAACATCAggttctaaaaaataatacatacttgGGGATCTTCTTGCTAGCAAATCCCCAGTTCATCTCCTAG
- the TNFSF18 gene encoding tumor necrosis factor ligand superfamily member 18 isoform X2, giving the protein MSLSHMENMPLSHSGPQGAQRPSWKQWLLYSTTIVLLLLCSFSTLIYTLLPLKTANEPCVAKFGPLPSKWQMASPEPSCVNKTADWRLKILQNGLYLIYGQVAPNTAYKGHAPFEVLLRRNGDTIQALTNSTTVQNVGGAYEFHAGDAIDLIFNEEHQVLKNNTYLGIFLLANPQFIS; this is encoded by the exons ATGAGTCTGAGCCACATGGAGAATATGCCTCTAAGCCATTCAGGTCCTCAAGGAGCACAGAGACCATCCTGGAAGCAATGGCTGCTCTACTCAACAACAATCGTTTTGCTACTGCTTTGTTCCTTCAGTACGCTCATTTATACTTTGCTCCCACTCAAG ACTGCCAACGAGCCCTGTGTAGCGAAGTTTG GACCGTTACCTTCAAAATGGCAAATGGCCTCTCCCGAGCCTTCTTGCGTGAATAAGACAGCTGACTGGAGGCTGAAGATACTTCAGAATGGCTTGTATTTAATTTATGGCCAAGTGGCTCCCAATACGGCCTACAAGGGGCACGCTCCTTTTGAGGTGCTGCTACGGAGGAATGGAGACACCATACAAGCTCTCACGAACAGCACCACAGTCCAGAACGTAGGAGGGGCTTATGAATTCCATGCTGGAGATGCAATAGACTTGATATTCAACGAAGAACATCAggttctaaaaaataatacatacttgGGGATCTTCTTGCTAGCAAATCCCCAGTTCATCTCCTAG